The nucleotide window TCTTCAGGGCTTTCTCTTTGTTAATTATCCCATACCTCACCAGGGCCGCAATCCTTCTCGTCTCAAAGCTGTAGCCGTGTCTCTCGTAATACCTCTTGAGCGCCGGGCCCAGAATCAGGCAGTTCGTTGTATAGCCGGCAAGCTCTGGGAGTTTAAAGGGCAATTCTCTGAGAATCTCAAACCTCTCTTCCTCACTCATAAGGCTCAGCAGCCGGATTTGAACTATTCCTCCGCTCATAAGCCTGTAGGGGTGGTGGCCAAAGGGCAGTTCATGTCCGGTTATTATGTACTTGATTCCATTCCTTAGGGCGTACTTTCTAAGCTTCTCCATGGTTCTTGAAGAGCACTTTTTGCACGGGGATTTGCCTTTAAGGAGGGCTTCTTTAAAGATGTCGGAGTAGTCATAGCGGAGAATAGTCAAGGGGACATTGAGGTATTCTGCTATCCTCTTTGCATTTTCTACTGCTTCCTTCGCCATAAAGCCGTGGTCGACCATTACAGCTTCAACATCGACGCCATACTTCTCCTTTGCGAGGTAAAGGGCAACTGTGCTGTCTTTTCCACCTGAAAATGCCACTATGGCTTTGTCCACTTTTTTCATAAGCTCTTCAAGCTCCGCCCTTATCTTCTCTTTATCCGGCTTGTGAGCTAAGTAATTGAGGCACTCTTTGCATAACGGCCTTCCATCGACGATTTTTATCTTCGCTGTTCTTTCGTCATTTATACAGAGGGAACATTTGAGCATTTTTGCCCACCACATTTCTTAAGGCTCTTCGAGCTGAAGCTTCTTTCTCTTTACTATCGGTGCCACGTCCCTTCCTATTCTTCTTGCGCTGAAGAGAGTTAGTGCGTCCATGGTTCTATAAATGGCAA belongs to Thermococcus bergensis and includes:
- a CDS encoding 7-cyano-7-deazaguanine synthase, whose amino-acid sequence is MLKCSLCINDERTAKIKIVDGRPLCKECLNYLAHKPDKEKIRAELEELMKKVDKAIVAFSGGKDSTVALYLAKEKYGVDVEAVMVDHGFMAKEAVENAKRIAEYLNVPLTILRYDYSDIFKEALLKGKSPCKKCSSRTMEKLRKYALRNGIKYIITGHELPFGHHPYRLMSGGIVQIRLLSLMSEEERFEILRELPFKLPELAGYTTNCLILGPALKRYYERHGYSFETRRIAALVRYGIINKEKALKKVGKPEIPEELEKEVLEKLGLIEKLNTNQP